The following DNA comes from Flavisolibacter ginsenosidimutans.
GGCAAGTTAATGCTGCATCAGTTTTTTCAGATTGGCCAACCCGGTTTCCATCATGGCGCCATAGGTTCTTTCGTAAAAGAGCGAACTGAATTTCTCCCATGGATACCAGCCCAGGCGGAAATCCATGTACCACTGTAAGGTTAAGGAGTCGGAAGAAGGCTTGCCGTAAACCTGCCATCCGTTGGTAACCGGCTTTCTTCCTTGTTTCTGCAAGGTATAAACAAATGTTGAATCGCTTTGTGAGGTGATAGTTTTTTGCAGACTGCGCATTTGAAGTGAAGCCGCCGAATCGCGGTAAGCCGGATGCCACAACGGCTCGTTTTTTAAGAGCGAAAAAATGCTGTCGCGTTGGTTTGGCAAATTGGTAGCCCGCGAGATGCGGATGCGCGAAGGAATAAGCAAAGAGATGAGCGTAACAATGATGAAAATGAAAACAAAACTGATCAACCCCAATTTGATGACACGCATGAACAACGGCTTTTAAACATCGTTACAAATTCTGCAATCCTTTGCAACAACGCGATTACGATTGGCAAAAATGAAGAAAGGCCTTCGAACGACGCAAAACTTTTTTTCTTCGGCAACAAAACATTTTTAACGGTGGATCAAAGACATTCAAACCGTCAAAATTTTTTGCGTGAAAAGAACCTGTTTTGTAGTTGTGCAAAAAGAAATTTGCTTAACGCTTCACATGCCTTGCTCCAATGTTTGGCAAAAAACCGGTGAGCAAACCAATCAAAGGAAGATAGGCGCAAACCTGGTAAACAAAACCAATGCTCGTGTGATCGGCCAATGCTCCTAACAACGCCGAACCCAGTCCGCCCATGCCAAAAGCAAATCCAAAAAACAAGCCCGACACCGTGCCTACTTTTCCCGGCAATAATTCCTGTGCGTACACCAAAATGGCCGAGAAAGCCGAAGCCAAAATAAAGCCGATAAAGACGCTTAAAACCGTTGTCCACAAAAGATTGGCGTGTGGCAACAACAATGTAAAGGGCGCCACGCCCAAAATAGAAAACCAGATAACGTATTTGCGGCCAAAGCGATCACCGAGCGGTCCGCCAAGCAAAGTGCCGGCTGCCGTTGAAAAAAGAAAAATGAAAAGATGCACCTGCGAACTTTGAACGGAGATGTGAAATTTATCAATGAGGTAAAAGGTGAAATAAGAACTCATGCTGGCGAGGTAGAAATATTTGGAGAAGATCAGCACGAGCAGGATAGCGATGGAAAGCCCAATCTTTCGCCGCGAAAGTTTCATTCCATCACCGCTGCTGATTTTTACGTTTTTAGGACGAATGCGGTAAAGGTTCTGCCGGTACCATCGGCCCACACCCGTTAAAATAACAATGGCAAGCAGAGCAAGAATAGAAAACCAGGCCACGCTTGACTGGCCAAACGGAACGATGATGAGCGCCGCCAGCAAAGGACCGATGGCGCTTCCGGCATTGCCGCCCACCTGGAAAATGGATTGCGCCAATCCGCGGCGGGGGCCCGCAGCCATGTAGGCTACTTTGGAGGCTTCGGGATGAAAAACAGAAGAGCCAACACCTATCAAACCCACGGAAAGAAGAAGCCAGCCAAAGCTTGCTGAAAAGGCCAAACAAACAAGACCAATCAAGGTAAAGCCCATACCCGTTGCCAACGAAAAAGGCTGCGGTTTTTTATCGGTATAAAAACCCACGAAGGGTTGCAAAAGCGAAGCGGCCAATTGAAAAACAAGCGTAATCAATCCGACTTGTGTAAAGCTTAAGTGAAAGGAAGCCTTTACCAGCGGATAAATGGACGGAATGAGTGATTGAATCGTATCGTTGAGCAAATGCGAAAAACTGATCGTCAACAGAATTGAATAAACCGTTCCCTCCACAAGATTTTTCGGAACCGCAAAGGCCTCTTCTTTTACCGCTTTTTCCATACCGGATTTTTTTAAAAACAAAAGTAAAACGGATCGCTGCGGTGCTTCGATTTCTTTCGAGTGAAAATGTGATCGCCACGACAGAACGTTCCGGGAACGGAAGGCAATTTTTTATCAACGCAAGAAAGCACCGCGAAAAGTAATTATTTTAAACGCAAAAGCCCGCTACCTTCCGAAGATGTGTAGATCAACAGCGGGTTGTAGAAAGCCAACAAACTTGTTGTAAAACGAATGCACAAGTGCAGAAAATATCACCTTCCCTGGCTGATGATTTTTCCATCTTCCATTTCAATTTTTCGCTGCGTGCCTGCGGCAAATTCCGGATCGTGCGTCACAATAAGCAAGGTCTGGTTGTATTGCGTTGCAAGGTTTTTGAAAATATCAAACACAATCCCGCTGTTTTTTTTGTCAAGGTTGCCGGTGGGCTCATCGCCCATGATAATGTGCGGATCGTTGATCAACGCACGGGCAATGGCCACCCGTTGTTTTTCGCCACCCGACAATTGGTTCGGAAATTTTTGCGCTGCTTTTTCGAGGCCTAAATCCGCAAGCCATTTTGTTGCATTCTCTTCAATTTCTTTTTCCGTCAAACGGTTCAATTTCATCGCGGGGAGCATGATGTTTTTCAGTACGGAGAATTCGTTCAGCAAATAATGAAACTGAAAAACAAAACCAATCTTCTCGTTGCGGATTTGCGCCAGCCGCGAGGCTTTTTTTCCGGTAAGCAATTCGCCGTCAATCAACAACTCGCCTTCGTAATCCGTGTCCATTGTAGAAAGCACGTAAAGCAGCGTGGATTTGCCGCAGCCCGACTTGCCCACTATCGATACAAACTCGCCTTTGTTCACGGTAAAACTCACGTCCGAAAGCACCGGCGTATTCTGGTCTTTGAAGGATTTGTAAATGTGCCTTGCTTCTAAAACGGTTTGTTGCATGTTATTTTCCGCGAATGATAATGACGGGATCAATTCGTCCGGCTTTTGCCGCGGGAAACAATCCTGCCAGGTAAGTTGTGATAATCGAGAACACAATGCCGATAACGTAAAACAAAGGATCGTAATTAACGGGAAAAGTTTTTACCGTGGGCAATGCCGCCGTGTTAAACGGAATGGCATCGATAATCGCCGACAATCCAAATCCAAGCGCCAAACCCACGCCGCCACCAAAGATGCCGATGCTCAACGCAATCAGCAAAAAGATGCGGCGAACGTCGGGACCGGAAAAACCGGTGGCCTTCAGGATGGCGATGGAATCCATCTTTTCATAAATCATCATGTTTAAAATATTGTAGATGCCGAAGCCCGCCACAATCAAAAGCGTGATGCCCACGGTGTAGGAAATGAGTGTGCGAATGAAGGTGCCGGTATCAAATTGTGCGTTTGCGGTTTGGATGTCTTCGGCCTGCGTGCCAAAGGTTTCGCGGTATTCTTTTGCTACGGCCGGCGCTTGCTTAATGTCGTGGAGTTTGATTTGAATATCGGTTAAATAATTGGCCGGCTTGCCCAAAAGTTTTTGCGCCGTTGCAATGGATGTATAAGCCGTTACCTTGTCCAAATCATTGATGCCCGATTGATAAAAAGCCACCAGCTTTAAGGGAAAAATTTCACCGCCGCTTGTGGTTAGATAGACCATGTCGCCAACATCGGCGGCCAGTTTATCGGCCAGCGCCTTGCCCAACACAATGCTGTTGGGAACGATGCTTAAGTTGGCGGCATTGCCTTTGGTGATGTAGTCGTAAAAATGAAACAGGCGGTTTTCGGCCTGCACGTCAATGCCGTTAACGTTGCCGTTGAGCCGCACGGCGCCGTCGTTAAAAAAGGCCGGTGTATTTATTTTGGGCGATACGCCCAGCACCCGTGCATCGTTGTCCAGCGCATCCAGAATGGCGGCGCTGTTGTAAATCTCCTCGCGGCTGTTACTTGTTTTTATCGAAGAAATAAAGTGATAATAAGCCTTGTATTCGCCCGCCTGGGCAATCGGTTGATTTGGATTCTGCCGCACTTCGTTAAAAAGCCGGACGTGCGGCGTGCGGTTTACAACCAGGCTGTCGAGCAATTTGTTCAAACCCGTCATGAAAGAAAGCAAGGCAATGAACATGGTGATGCTGAACGTAACACCGATGGCGGCTACCAGCGTTTGCTTCCAGCGGGCCATCAGTAAAGAATACGCAATATCAACGTTTAGCTTGCGCATCAGTCATGCGGTTTTTGAATCACGTCATCTTTGTTCAAGCCACTCAACACTTCCACGCGTTGATAATCTTTCACTCCCGTTGTTATTTTTTTCTTCTCGCCGTTTTGCAGCAAAACATAGGTTTCGTCAACAAGATAACTGCGTGGAATGGTAAGCGCACCTTCTTTTACACGAAGCAGTACGTTGGCTTCGGCCGTGAGGTTGGGAAAAAGATTTGGAGGTCCTTTGGTAAACGCGGCTTCAATGGTTGCCGAACGCGAACGTTCGTTCAGGTAAGGATCAATCTTGGTAACGGTGGCTTCAAACACTTGCCCTTTGTAGCTGTCCATCGTTACCAATACTTTTTGCCCCAACGCAATTTTTGCCACGTCGTATTCATCCACCTGTAATTCCAAAATAAAATCGTTACCGCTGCCGATAACGGCCACCGGCGTTTGCGGATTCACGGCCTCTCCCGCTTCCTTCGTTACGTTGTAAACCTTTCCGTCTTGCTTTGCGCGAACGGTGTAATCGCCGCTCACTGTCGAACTGATTTGAAGACTTTTCTTTGACTGTTGTTCCGAGAAGGTCAATTGCTGTTGCAATTGCTTGTAGCGAAGCAAAGCCGTTTGGTAGGCAAGCCGCGAGTTTTTGGCTGCCAGTTCGCGTTGCTCCAATTCGTTACGGCTGCCGATTTCACTTGCCCATAGGTTGCGCTGTCTTGCCAACAACAGGGAATCGTTTTGCAGTTTTGTTCGCGCAAGATCAATGTTCGCCTGCGCTTCGTTTAGTTTGTCAAGATTGGCTTGCACGGATTGGTAGCGGGCAGTGATGGCAGCGTTTTCCTGGCTCAACTGCGGTGCTTCGTTTACCAGGGTAAAAAGCACATCGCCTTTCCTTACCTGGTCGCCTTCCTTCACCCGCATTTGCGCAACGATGCCGCTGACGGTGGCAAAAACTTCATACTGTCCACGGCTTTTGATTCTACCCGATGCGTACACCGATTCGGTAATGTTTTGCGTTTCGGCTTTTGTCAGCTCAACTTTCTGTTTGCAGGAGAAAAATGCGATGAGAAGGAGCAGCAAACAAAATTGTTTCATTCGTCAAACTTAAACCGCCGGGGCTAATTTACAACTGATAAAGATTAGTCCTGCTCCTGACAACAAACGCACCGCATCGCAAGACAACGACGCAGACCGGAATTGAATAAACTATAAACCGTGCAAAAAGCTGCTGCGTTTAATATCCCGGATTTTGCGGAATTACGAGAGAGGTATTTGTATCAATCTCCCGCTGCGGAATAGGCAGCAGCAAATGTTCTTTGGTCACGTTGCTTTGTAATTGCGCCAGCGTAAGCGCTGGTGCAGTGTATTGACGATAATGATTATAATACTCCCGCGCAAAATGATCTTTCATGGCTTGTTCGGCCGTGATGGTTGTTAGTGTTGTATTGAAGCGAACCAAGTCAAACCAACGCTGGTTTTCAAAAGAAAATTCGATGCGACGTTCTGTGGACAAGGCTTGTTCAAATTGCGCGACGGTGCTCAAAGCACCAGCAGCATAAGCCATTGCGCCGGCACGGGTTCTTACCCCGTTAATCAAATCAATGCTGGGTTGCGAAAATCCCTGCGCTTCGGCCAGCATCAACAAAATATCGGCGTAGCGCAATACCAGCCAATCATTCTCCGTGTCGTCGTTTACCGATGGCTGCGGCGGAATAAATTTTTTCACGTAAAGCTTGGCTGCTGAACCAGTGCCAAAAACACCGATGTTGGTGGCACGCCGCGGATCGCCCATGGATACGGTATCCAAATCATTCGTTGGATAGTTTAATCCATCACCATCCCCGGCAATCACCGCAGAACCACTGCTCAGCGGCGCAAACACGTTTGGTAACAAATTTCCAAGACCCAATCCACCGGCCTTAAAGCGAATGGCAAAAATGATTTCGCTGTTCATTTCGTTTGTTGTTGAAAAAACATTGGCGTAAGCATTTGCACCGGTTAGCAAAGCATAGCCGCTGTTGTTCTTTACATCGTTTAACAGTGTGATGGCTTCGCTCTTCTTGTTTTGCGTGAGATAAACTTTTGCCAGCAAACCTTTAGCGGCCCAACCGTTTGCACGACCCAAATCAGCGCCGGCAATCTGGTTAAACTTCAACGTGTTCATGTTGACCGCAGCGGTTTTTAAATCGGCTTCAATGAGTTTGTAAATTTCTGCGGCACTCACTCTGTTCATCGTTTTTGCCTGCTCGGGTGTAAGCGGTTCGTAATTCAAAAACACGCCGCCAAACAGCCGCACAAGGTTGAAATAATTGTAAGCCCTGATGAACATGGCTTCCCCCGCCAGTTGTTTTCTGTCAGCATCTGTAATCGGAATGGAAATGCTTTGGAAACTGAGGCTGCCCGCAGCCGGATCGTACTTCACGCCCAGCTTTTGCAAAATCAAATTGGCGTTGCGAATGCTGTTGTATGACGTAAGCCAATATTGATAAATGGCTCCGTGACTGGTACTTGGCGTAAACATATCCAGATCGCTCAGGTCGCGGTTGTTGGAACTTGTACTTCCCGGGTTTCCCTGCTTGGTGTTGTCGCTTCGCAGTTCGGTTAGCTGCCACTCGTAATAAATAAGTTTTTGAAGGGAGTTGTAAGCGCCGGTCAGCCCCGCTTTTACTTCGTCAAGATTTGAATAATAGGTTTCCGTGTTCAAGTTCGATTCAGGATAAAGGTCAATGACTTTTTTACACGAGGCCAGGCCAATAAAGCTTAAAAGAAAAATATAGTGAATGCGTTTCATCTTGTTTCGATTGAAGTTTTAGAAGTTGATGTCGAGGCCAAACAAAACGGTTCTTGGCAAAGGAAAACTTCCCCGCTGATAGCCGTCAACCAGCGGCGTAGCGTATTGGCCTGTGCTAAACCTTGCTTCGGGGTTAATGCCGCGGTAACCGCTTGCAGAATGATAGTACAGGTTCTGCGCAGAAAAATAAAAACGGGCACTGCTCAAATGCGCAAGGCGAATAAGTTTCGCAGGCAAGGTATAACCCACAATCACTTCGCGCAAGGCATAATACGACGCGTCTTCCACCACGTAATCGGTCAGCATCCAGTTAAAGCCGTTTGTTGAATAAGGCGTTTTGCCGTCGCCGGGATAAGCCGGGCTTAACCAGCGGTTTTCAATGTAATTCTTGTTGATGCGTTTTGTTTCGTTATAATTGGCATCACCGTTTATGAGTTGCCCTCCTTGCGAGCCTTGCAGCAAAATGCTGAAATCAAACTGGCCGCAGGTTACGTTGTTGGTAAGGCCCCAAGTGTAGGCGGGATAAGGATTGCCCATCACTACGCGGTCTTTGTCGTCAATTACATTGTCGCCGTTTACATCCACCAGCTTTAAGCCGCCAGCTACAAACAAATTTGATAAGTTAGACGTTAAGCCTTTTGCTTTTGCGTCGTTGATCTGTTGTTGCGAAAGCCAAACACCGTCGGTCTTGTAACCAAAGAATTCAACCAGCGGACGGCCCGGCATGTTGCGGTAAACTTCGGTGCGTTCGCCGTAGTTCAAAAAGTATTGTTCGCCGGCAAGCGCCAGCAATTTGTTTTCGTTGTGCGCTATGTTGGCCAATGCCGTCCAGCGAAAGTTTTTGCGGCGCATAATGTTTGCCGTAAGTTCTGTTTCGATGCCACGGTTCTGCAATTGGCCAATGTTGTTGATGGTTTGCGTACTGCCCAAAAACGCCATCACTGCCTGTTGCAAAAGCAAGGCTTTTGTTTTCGATTGATAAGCATCGACGGAAAGACTGAGTGCGTTGTGAAAGAGCGACACGTCAACGCCGAAATTGTATTGATAGGTTTGTTCCCAGGTAATGTTTTTGTTGGCAAGTACGGGATTGGTTGGCGCCTGTCCTGAAACCAATGTACCGTTGCCCGAACCAAAATCATAGTTCGACGCATACAACAAATCAACCCACAAAAAATCGTTGATCCGGTTGTTACCGGTAACGCCGTAACTGCCTCTAAACTTTAAATTATCCAACCATTTTACACCTTGCAAGAATTTTTCCTGTGTGGCTACCCAACCCAACGAAACAGCGGGAAAAGTTCCCCATTTATGGCCCGGTGCAAACTTGGAAGAGCCGTCGCTGCGCAAGCTTGCGGAAAGCAGGTACTTGCTTTTGTAATCGTAGGTCAGTCGGCCTAGATAAGAAAGCAAACCAATGCCAAATTTCGTGTTGAAGGTTCCCTGCTGCACGCCGTTGGCATCCACATAAGGAAGCGTAACCTGCGCCGCGTTGTTCATCGTGGTAAAGTTGTCGCTCGGGAAGTCTTGTGCCTGTTGCTGTTCGTC
Coding sequences within:
- a CDS encoding MFS transporter, with product MEKAVKEEAFAVPKNLVEGTVYSILLTISFSHLLNDTIQSLIPSIYPLVKASFHLSFTQVGLITLVFQLAASLLQPFVGFYTDKKPQPFSLATGMGFTLIGLVCLAFSASFGWLLLSVGLIGVGSSVFHPEASKVAYMAAGPRRGLAQSIFQVGGNAGSAIGPLLAALIIVPFGQSSVAWFSILALLAIVILTGVGRWYRQNLYRIRPKNVKISSGDGMKLSRRKIGLSIAILLVLIFSKYFYLASMSSYFTFYLIDKFHISVQSSQVHLFIFLFSTAAGTLLGGPLGDRFGRKYVIWFSILGVAPFTLLLPHANLLWTTVLSVFIGFILASAFSAILVYAQELLPGKVGTVSGLFFGFAFGMGGLGSALLGALADHTSIGFVYQVCAYLPLIGLLTGFLPNIGARHVKR
- a CDS encoding ABC transporter ATP-binding protein, which codes for MQQTVLEARHIYKSFKDQNTPVLSDVSFTVNKGEFVSIVGKSGCGKSTLLYVLSTMDTDYEGELLIDGELLTGKKASRLAQIRNEKIGFVFQFHYLLNEFSVLKNIMLPAMKLNRLTEKEIEENATKWLADLGLEKAAQKFPNQLSGGEKQRVAIARALINDPHIIMGDEPTGNLDKKNSGIVFDIFKNLATQYNQTLLIVTHDPEFAAGTQRKIEMEDGKIISQGR
- a CDS encoding ABC transporter permease; the protein is MRKLNVDIAYSLLMARWKQTLVAAIGVTFSITMFIALLSFMTGLNKLLDSLVVNRTPHVRLFNEVRQNPNQPIAQAGEYKAYYHFISSIKTSNSREEIYNSAAILDALDNDARVLGVSPKINTPAFFNDGAVRLNGNVNGIDVQAENRLFHFYDYITKGNAANLSIVPNSIVLGKALADKLAADVGDMVYLTTSGGEIFPLKLVAFYQSGINDLDKVTAYTSIATAQKLLGKPANYLTDIQIKLHDIKQAPAVAKEYRETFGTQAEDIQTANAQFDTGTFIRTLISYTVGITLLIVAGFGIYNILNMMIYEKMDSIAILKATGFSGPDVRRIFLLIALSIGIFGGGVGLALGFGLSAIIDAIPFNTAALPTVKTFPVNYDPLFYVIGIVFSIITTYLAGLFPAAKAGRIDPVIIIRGK
- a CDS encoding efflux RND transporter periplasmic adaptor subunit, which gives rise to MKQFCLLLLLIAFFSCKQKVELTKAETQNITESVYASGRIKSRGQYEVFATVSGIVAQMRVKEGDQVRKGDVLFTLVNEAPQLSQENAAITARYQSVQANLDKLNEAQANIDLARTKLQNDSLLLARQRNLWASEIGSRNELEQRELAAKNSRLAYQTALLRYKQLQQQLTFSEQQSKKSLQISSTVSGDYTVRAKQDGKVYNVTKEAGEAVNPQTPVAVIGSGNDFILELQVDEYDVAKIALGQKVLVTMDSYKGQVFEATVTKIDPYLNERSRSATIEAAFTKGPPNLFPNLTAEANVLLRVKEGALTIPRSYLVDETYVLLQNGEKKKITTGVKDYQRVEVLSGLNKDDVIQKPHD
- a CDS encoding RagB/SusD family nutrient uptake outer membrane protein, which gives rise to MKRIHYIFLLSFIGLASCKKVIDLYPESNLNTETYYSNLDEVKAGLTGAYNSLQKLIYYEWQLTELRSDNTKQGNPGSTSSNNRDLSDLDMFTPSTSHGAIYQYWLTSYNSIRNANLILQKLGVKYDPAAGSLSFQSISIPITDADRKQLAGEAMFIRAYNYFNLVRLFGGVFLNYEPLTPEQAKTMNRVSAAEIYKLIEADLKTAAVNMNTLKFNQIAGADLGRANGWAAKGLLAKVYLTQNKKSEAITLLNDVKNNSGYALLTGANAYANVFSTTNEMNSEIIFAIRFKAGGLGLGNLLPNVFAPLSSGSAVIAGDGDGLNYPTNDLDTVSMGDPRRATNIGVFGTGSAAKLYVKKFIPPQPSVNDDTENDWLVLRYADILLMLAEAQGFSQPSIDLINGVRTRAGAMAYAAGALSTVAQFEQALSTERRIEFSFENQRWFDLVRFNTTLTTITAEQAMKDHFAREYYNHYRQYTAPALTLAQLQSNVTKEHLLLPIPQREIDTNTSLVIPQNPGY